One genomic segment of Marinitoga piezophila KA3 includes these proteins:
- a CDS encoding YbaB/EbfC family nucleoid-associated protein produces MAKKIRGLGGRSLKSSGGKKNDLMKLMQEAQKTQELMEQELKNFENELAIKEFEATSGGGVVKVIVTGDLRVKDIEISEELADEEFEIIKDMIIAATNEAIDKAKQFKEEETEKITQKYIGGLNLGM; encoded by the coding sequence ATGGCTAAAAAAATCAGAGGACTTGGTGGAAGAAGCTTAAAATCATCAGGTGGAAAGAAAAACGATTTAATGAAATTAATGCAGGAAGCTCAAAAAACTCAGGAATTAATGGAACAGGAACTTAAAAATTTTGAAAATGAATTAGCTATAAAGGAATTTGAAGCAACAAGTGGTGGAGGAGTTGTAAAAGTAATAGTTACTGGAGATTTAAGGGTAAAAGATATTGAAATATCAGAAGAATTAGCAGATGAAGAATTTGAAATTATAAAAGATATGATTATTGCTGCTACAAATGAAGCTATTGATAAAGCAAAACAATTTAAAGAAGAAGAAACAGAAAAAATTACTCAAAAATACATCGGTGGATTAAATTTAGGAATGTAA
- the gap gene encoding type I glyceraldehyde-3-phosphate dehydrogenase, translated as MAIKIAINGFGRIGRVVFREMMKRDNFEVVAINDLTDPKTLAHLLKYDSVHGKFDGTVEVVEDGFVVNGKKIKVFAEKNPANLPWGDLGVDIVIESTGVFRSKEKAMPHIEAGAKKVIITAPAKGEVDLTVVLGVNDELLKKEHVVVSNASCTTNSIAPVIKVLNDKFGVKTGLLTTVHSFTNDQRVLDLPHSDLRRARAAAVNIIPTTTGAAKAVGVVIPELKGKLDGIAMRVPTPDGSITDLTVVVEKATTAEEVNAVMKEAAETYLKGILGYNEDMIVSSDIIGTTFSGIFDATLTKVMDGTLVKVASWYDNEYGYSTRVVDLAERMAELI; from the coding sequence ATGGCTATTAAGATTGCTATTAACGGTTTTGGGAGAATTGGGAGAGTTGTATTTAGAGAAATGATGAAAAGGGATAATTTTGAAGTTGTTGCTATCAACGATTTAACAGATCCAAAAACATTAGCTCACTTATTAAAATACGATAGTGTACATGGAAAATTTGACGGTACAGTAGAAGTTGTAGAAGATGGATTTGTAGTAAATGGTAAAAAAATAAAGGTATTTGCTGAAAAGAATCCTGCAAACTTACCTTGGGGAGATTTAGGAGTAGATATTGTTATTGAATCAACAGGTGTATTTAGAAGCAAAGAAAAAGCTATGCCACACATTGAAGCAGGTGCAAAAAAGGTTATAATCACTGCACCAGCAAAAGGTGAAGTTGATTTAACAGTTGTTTTAGGTGTAAACGATGAATTATTAAAGAAAGAACATGTTGTAGTTTCAAACGCATCATGTACAACAAACTCAATTGCACCAGTAATTAAAGTATTAAACGATAAATTTGGTGTAAAAACAGGATTATTAACAACTGTACATTCATTTACAAATGACCAGAGAGTATTAGACTTACCACATAGCGATTTAAGAAGGGCAAGAGCAGCTGCAGTTAATATTATTCCAACAACAACAGGTGCTGCAAAAGCTGTTGGGGTAGTTATTCCTGAATTAAAAGGTAAATTAGATGGTATTGCAATGAGAGTTCCAACACCAGATGGATCAATTACAGACTTAACAGTTGTTGTTGAAAAAGCTACAACTGCAGAAGAAGTAAATGCTGTTATGAAAGAAGCAGCAGAAACATATTTAAAAGGCATTTTAGGATACAATGAAGATATGATTGTTTCTTCAGATATAATCGGAACAACATTCTCAGGAATCTTTGATGCAACATTAACAAAGGTTATGGACGGCACATTAGTTAAAGTTGCTTCATGGTATGACAACGAATACGGTTACTCAACAAGAGTTGTAGATTTAGCAGAAAGAATGGCAGAATTAATATAA
- the tpiA gene encoding triose-phosphate isomerase — translation MDKMTIKDIELKGKKVIMRVDFNVPMKDGVITNDKRIKAALPTIKHALNEGAKVILLSHLGRPKGEPKPEFSLKPVAERLAELLGQEVKFVPEVVGDEVKKAVDELKEGEVLVLENTRYMKGETKNDPELAKQWAELADIHVNDAFGTAHRAHASNVGIAQYIPSVAGFLMEKEIKFLSKATANPEKPYVVILGGAKVSDKIGVITNLLEVADKILIGGAMMFTFLKALGKEIGSSKFEEDKVDLAKELLEKANEKGVELVLPVDAVIAQKLEAGVEKKVVKIEDGIEDGWMGLDIGPESIELFKSKLAGAKTVVWNGPMGVFEIDDFATGTKEVANMVAEITDEGAITIIGGGDSAAAIEKFGLERKVSHVSTGGGASLEFLEGKELPGIASIASKKKINKRKYILAGNWKMNKTNLEAAEFISKLTAKIGKEKKFEVVIAPTFLALEKAVDLTASTNINVAAQNMHFEDKGAFTGEVSADMLKSLGVNYVILGHSERRNIFGETDEIINKKIKKALEKDLTPIFCIGEKLEEREKDLTFNVIEKQVKEGLYGIEKEDVKKIVIAYEPVWAIGTGKVATPEQAEEVHAYIRKLLSEMFDEDVAESVTILYGGSVKPENYFGLFTKPNIDGGLVGGASLKESFIDLADIMRTIIV, via the coding sequence ATGGATAAAATGACAATTAAAGATATTGAATTAAAAGGTAAAAAGGTTATTATGAGAGTTGATTTTAACGTTCCAATGAAAGATGGAGTAATTACAAACGATAAAAGAATAAAAGCTGCATTGCCAACAATAAAACATGCTTTAAATGAAGGCGCAAAAGTGATATTATTATCACATTTAGGAAGACCAAAGGGAGAACCAAAACCAGAATTCTCATTAAAACCAGTAGCAGAAAGATTGGCAGAATTATTAGGGCAGGAAGTAAAATTTGTTCCAGAAGTAGTAGGAGACGAAGTTAAAAAAGCTGTTGATGAATTAAAAGAAGGTGAAGTATTAGTTCTTGAAAATACAAGATATATGAAAGGCGAAACAAAAAATGATCCTGAACTTGCAAAACAATGGGCAGAATTAGCAGATATTCATGTTAATGATGCATTTGGAACAGCACATAGAGCACATGCTTCAAATGTTGGAATTGCACAATATATACCAAGTGTAGCAGGATTCTTAATGGAAAAAGAAATAAAATTCCTTTCAAAAGCTACAGCTAATCCTGAAAAGCCATATGTAGTGATACTTGGCGGAGCTAAAGTTTCAGATAAAATAGGCGTTATTACAAACTTACTTGAAGTTGCAGATAAAATATTAATTGGTGGAGCTATGATGTTTACATTCCTCAAGGCATTAGGTAAAGAAATAGGTTCATCAAAATTTGAAGAAGATAAAGTTGACTTAGCAAAAGAATTATTGGAAAAAGCAAATGAAAAAGGTGTAGAATTAGTATTGCCAGTTGATGCAGTTATTGCACAGAAATTAGAAGCTGGTGTTGAAAAGAAAGTAGTAAAAATTGAAGACGGCATTGAAGATGGCTGGATGGGACTTGACATTGGACCTGAAAGCATAGAATTATTCAAGTCAAAATTAGCTGGAGCAAAAACTGTTGTATGGAATGGACCAATGGGTGTATTTGAAATAGATGATTTTGCAACAGGAACAAAAGAAGTTGCAAATATGGTTGCTGAAATCACAGATGAAGGTGCAATAACAATTATTGGTGGTGGAGACAGTGCAGCAGCCATAGAAAAATTCGGTCTTGAAAGAAAGGTTTCACATGTTTCAACAGGTGGAGGAGCTTCATTGGAATTCCTCGAAGGAAAAGAATTACCAGGTATAGCAAGTATTGCATCTAAAAAAAAAATAAATAAAAGAAAATATATTCTTGCTGGAAACTGGAAAATGAATAAAACAAATCTTGAAGCAGCAGAATTCATTTCCAAATTAACAGCAAAAATAGGTAAGGAAAAGAAATTTGAAGTTGTAATAGCTCCAACATTCCTTGCATTAGAAAAGGCTGTGGATTTAACAGCAAGCACAAATATAAATGTTGCAGCTCAAAATATGCACTTTGAAGATAAAGGTGCATTTACTGGAGAAGTATCAGCTGACATGTTAAAGTCATTAGGTGTAAACTATGTAATTCTTGGACATTCAGAAAGAAGAAATATTTTTGGTGAAACAGATGAAATAATAAACAAAAAAATCAAGAAAGCTCTTGAAAAAGATTTAACACCTATATTCTGTATTGGCGAAAAATTAGAAGAAAGAGAAAAAGACTTAACTTTTAATGTAATAGAAAAACAGGTTAAAGAAGGATTATATGGAATAGAAAAAGAAGATGTCAAAAAAATAGTTATTGCATATGAACCAGTATGGGCAATTGGAACTGGAAAAGTAGCAACACCAGAACAGGCTGAAGAAGTTCATGCATATATAAGAAAATTATTAAGCGAAATGTTTGATGAAGATGTTGCAGAATCAGTAACAATATTATATGGAGGTAGTGTAAAACCAGAAAATTACTTTGGATTATTTACAAAACCAAATATCGATGGTGGTCTTGTTGGAGGCGCATCATTAAAAGAATCATTTATAGACTTAGCAGATATTATGAGAACAATAATAGTTTAA
- a CDS encoding ATP-binding cassette domain-containing protein gives MLKVKNLQKSLKKQIVLRNINFEVKEGEIFSLFGHNASGKSTLLKILSGIMMPDKGKILLNGKDLFKNNSVKKRICSVFQENLIPSDFKAIDFLLFYSKIVKSNYKKNEIMDFAKDFGIKNEDLKKKISQLSGGTKKKIEFLKSVINNDAQLYLFDEPTIGFDPDSQSKAWNYIKYLKKEGKIIILVTNIEQEMKELSTIRKIIIDGEIKDIEGVKVMKTLEFKVKNWKKHIKEIIEEIKGVEKVEVKAEIEKVKENIQEKFGNANMKIIDLSNTDITVDDVLEKLGVEKVQTVAIENNNVEYIIKVFLKEDHETIQNLILKTFIDNNVQVLHMEVI, from the coding sequence ATGCTGAAAGTAAAAAATTTGCAGAAAAGTTTAAAAAAACAAATTGTACTGAGAAATATTAATTTTGAGGTGAAAGAAGGAGAAATCTTTAGCCTTTTTGGTCATAATGCAAGTGGGAAAAGTACATTATTAAAGATTTTAAGTGGAATAATGATGCCAGATAAAGGCAAAATTTTATTAAATGGAAAAGATTTATTTAAAAATAATAGTGTAAAGAAAAGAATATGTTCTGTATTTCAGGAAAATCTTATTCCATCAGATTTCAAAGCTATTGATTTTTTGCTTTTTTATTCTAAAATAGTAAAAAGTAATTATAAAAAAAATGAAATAATGGATTTTGCAAAAGACTTTGGAATAAAAAATGAGGATTTAAAGAAAAAGATATCGCAACTTTCTGGAGGAACAAAGAAGAAGATAGAATTTTTGAAATCTGTAATAAATAATGATGCTCAACTTTATTTATTTGATGAACCTACAATAGGATTTGATCCGGATTCTCAAAGTAAAGCATGGAATTATATAAAATATTTGAAAAAAGAAGGAAAAATAATAATATTGGTAACCAACATTGAACAGGAAATGAAAGAATTATCTACGATAAGAAAAATAATAATAGATGGCGAAATTAAGGATATAGAGGGGGTAAAAGTAATGAAAACATTGGAATTTAAAGTGAAAAATTGGAAAAAGCATATAAAGGAAATTATAGAAGAAATTAAAGGTGTAGAAAAAGTTGAAGTTAAAGCTGAAATAGAGAAGGTAAAAGAGAATATTCAGGAAAAATTCGGAAATGCGAATATGAAAATAATAGATTTATCAAATACAGATATAACCGTAGATGATGTTTTGGAAAAATTGGGTGTTGAAAAAGTTCAAACTGTGGCAATAGAAAATAATAATGTAGAATATATAATTAAAGTATTTTTAAAAGAAGATCATGAAACTATTCAAAATTTAATTTTAAAAACCTTTATTGATAATAATGTTCAGGTATTGCATATGGAGGTAATTTAA
- a CDS encoding ABC transporter permease, whose translation MLEYYKYEAKYLFYEKSKIFSLLISQTISITILPYGLNKISNMEAYSQALSIGLISLAMIIVSIIGGIELGIEFVTKKKIYFELSLPLNISTLIFGKFFRMGLLNTMILLYTLILVNVLYLHLHFLKLVFVFLFLLIQTMTLSGISASVSSIIGKNITAVAVVNSIIIPIFQYLSPIYFPITAFPKVLQPIVRINPITHSILFIRSYVLKDFFDLKIFFFSVLNAIFWLIIGYILLRLTIINLWKHKS comes from the coding sequence ATGCTTGAATATTATAAATATGAAGCTAAATATTTATTTTATGAAAAATCCAAAATTTTTTCATTGTTAATATCCCAAACTATTTCTATAACTATATTACCATATGGATTAAATAAAATTTCGAATATGGAAGCATATTCCCAGGCGTTGTCAATAGGGTTAATATCTCTTGCGATGATTATTGTATCGATAATTGGTGGGATTGAGCTTGGGATAGAGTTTGTAACAAAGAAAAAGATATATTTTGAATTAAGCCTTCCGTTAAATATCAGTACATTAATATTCGGAAAATTTTTTAGGATGGGACTTTTAAATACAATGATATTGTTATATACATTAATTTTAGTAAATGTATTATATTTGCACTTACATTTTCTAAAATTAGTTTTTGTTTTTTTATTTTTATTAATACAAACAATGACATTATCTGGAATATCAGCTTCAGTATCGTCAATAATTGGAAAAAATATAACAGCTGTAGCTGTGGTAAATTCAATAATAATACCGATATTTCAATATCTAAGCCCTATATATTTTCCAATAACAGCATTTCCTAAGGTGTTACAACCAATAGTTAGAATTAATCCCATTACGCATTCAATATTATTTATAAGAAGTTACGTGTTAAAGGATTTTTTCGATTTGAAAATTTTCTTTTTTTCTGTTTTGAATGCAATATTTTGGTTGATAATTGGATATATACTTTTAAGATTAACAATAATAAATTTATGGAAGCATAAAAGTTAA